From the genome of Solanum lycopersicum chromosome 12, SLM_r2.1:
ttctttctttgtttttttctttttgttgttgttgatcatgTTCTAAGCTATGTCATCTCCACGAAAATCGGAAAAAAGTTGCAGGTCTTTCCGAGACAAAGACAAGGAAGACAAAGAAGACGAGGAAAAAGGTGGATTCGTTCATAAAGTTAAGGAATTCATCGAAGATGTTGGtgataaaattgaagaaaaagtaGGATTTGGGAAACCAACTGCAGATGTTACTGCAGTTCATTTCCCTCATATCAATCTAAAGAAGGCGGAAATAGTAGCAGATGTGTTAGTGAAGAATCCAAATCCCATTCCAATCCCTCTCATCGATATAAATTACTTGATCGAGAGTGATGGAAGGAAACTGATCTCAGGTTTGATCCCTGATGCTGGAACAATTCATGCACATGGTTCAGAAACTGTGAAAATACCAGTGAATTTGGTATATGATGATATAAAAGATACGTATCGTGATATAAAGACTGGAACTGTTATTCCTTATCAGATAAAAATAGACCTCATTGTTGATGTACCTGTTTTTGGTAGACTTACTCTACCTCTTGAGAAAAAAGGCGAGATTCCTATACCTCATAAGCCCGATATTGATCttgaaaaaatacattttcaGAAATTTTCTTCTGAAGAAACAATAGCTGTTCTTAAATTGAGATTAGAGAACAAGAATGACTTTGATCTCGCGGTTAATGGACTTGATTATGATGTTTGGTTATCTGATGTTAACGTTGGTGGTGCTGATTTAGAGAAATGTGCAAAGATTGGGAAGAATGGAGTCAGCTATATGGATCTTCCTATTACTTTCAGGCCGAAAGATTTTGGTTCTGCTCTTTGGGATATGCTTAGAGGGAGAGGAACAGGATATACCATGAAAGGTCATGTTAACGTGGACACGCCATTTGGTGCAATGAAGTTACCTATTAGTAAGGAGGGTGGAACAACGCGTCTTAAGAAGAACAAAGAAGATGGTGGATcagatgatgatgacgatgaaaATGAGGTTAGTTAATGTTACGTTATTTTAGCTTTAAGAGAAA
Proteins encoded in this window:
- the LOC101258829 gene encoding desiccation-related protein At2g46140-like, coding for MSSPRKSEKSCRSFRDKDKEDKEDEEKGGFVHKVKEFIEDVGDKIEEKVGFGKPTADVTAVHFPHINLKKAEIVADVLVKNPNPIPIPLIDINYLIESDGRKLISGLIPDAGTIHAHGSETVKIPVNLVYDDIKDTYRDIKTGTVIPYQIKIDLIVDVPVFGRLTLPLEKKGEIPIPHKPDIDLEKIHFQKFSSEETIAVLKLRLENKNDFDLAVNGLDYDVWLSDVNVGGADLEKCAKIGKNGVSYMDLPITFRPKDFGSALWDMLRGRGTGYTMKGHVNVDTPFGAMKLPISKEGGTTRLKKNKEDGGSDDDDDENED